One window of Nostoc sp. NIES-3756 genomic DNA carries:
- a CDS encoding DUF1993 domain-containing protein has translation MTISMYQAAIPVSLHALNNLIGILEKGATYADTKKIEPSVLLNSRLYPDMFPLSRQVQIACDIVNRGAARLAGTEAPQFEDNETTFEQLIERIQKTVSHLNTFQPEQIDGSQERTITLQIRDNTLSFQGMQFLLYFVLPNLYFHVTTAYDILRHCGVELGKRDFLGQI, from the coding sequence ATGACCATTTCAATGTATCAAGCTGCAATCCCTGTTTCTCTTCACGCACTCAATAATCTCATAGGTATTTTGGAAAAAGGTGCTACATATGCAGACACGAAAAAGATAGAGCCTTCTGTATTGCTCAATAGCCGTTTATACCCAGATATGTTTCCCTTATCACGGCAAGTACAAATCGCCTGTGACATTGTAAATAGAGGTGCGGCACGGCTGGCTGGTACAGAAGCACCCCAGTTTGAGGATAATGAAACAACCTTTGAACAACTGATTGAACGCATTCAAAAGACCGTTTCACATCTCAATACATTTCAACCTGAACAAATTGATGGTTCACAAGAAAGAACAATTACTCTACAAATACGTGACAACACCTTATCCTTTCAAGGAATGCAGTTTCTCCTCTACTTTGTTTTACCAAACCTTTATTTCCATGTCACAACTGCCTATGACATTCTCAGGCACTGCGGCGTAGAACTTGGCAAACGTGACTTCCTTGGTCAAATTTAA
- a CDS encoding DUF1186 domain-containing protein: MQVEEIVAQLEINTRTFPRLALEAAIEQREAITPILISTLDKLSENLEQLLEKEDYILHIHALYLLAQFREPLAYPVIIKFFSVPGEAALDVTGDIVTEDLCRILASVSSEDIEPIKQLIENRKVNEYIRGAALEALLVLVAQGVISKEEVIQYYAKLYSAFTQEEGDYLWTELVSSSAQLSASELKEEMDKAFKQDLIDPFFLDEEDVNDDLQLGTEAALSKLRENPRYSFIENVVSEMENWSCFKSEQVSQEDDSFLLPELLTLLAVTKKSKKKAKKKRKMQEQSRRRNRSKKK, from the coding sequence ATGCAAGTAGAAGAAATTGTAGCTCAACTAGAAATCAATACTAGAACTTTCCCCCGTTTAGCTTTAGAAGCAGCAATCGAGCAGAGAGAAGCTATTACACCTATATTAATATCAACTTTAGATAAGTTAAGTGAGAATCTTGAGCAATTATTAGAAAAAGAAGACTATATATTACATATTCATGCGTTATATCTGCTTGCACAATTTAGAGAGCCGTTAGCATATCCTGTAATTATAAAGTTCTTCTCAGTTCCAGGGGAAGCTGCATTAGATGTTACTGGAGATATAGTAACAGAAGATTTATGTAGAATATTGGCCTCTGTTAGTAGTGAGGATATTGAGCCAATTAAGCAACTAATAGAAAATCGAAAAGTCAATGAATATATTAGAGGCGCTGCTTTAGAAGCATTATTAGTGTTGGTAGCACAGGGCGTAATTTCTAAGGAAGAAGTCATACAATACTATGCCAAACTGTATTCAGCTTTTACCCAGGAGGAAGGAGATTATCTCTGGACGGAGTTAGTAAGTAGTAGCGCACAACTGAGTGCTAGTGAACTGAAAGAAGAAATGGATAAGGCATTTAAACAAGATTTAATTGACCCGTTTTTTCTCGATGAAGAAGATGTAAATGATGACTTACAACTGGGAACAGAAGCTGCTTTAAGTAAGTTGCGTGAGAATCCACGCTACTCTTTTATTGAAAATGTAGTATCGGAGATGGAAAATTGGAGTTGTTTTAAGTCAGAGCAAGTCTCACAAGAGGATGATAGTTTCCTGTTGCCAGAATTGCTTACCTTGTTAGCCGTTACGAAAAAATCTAAAAAGAAAGCTAAGAAGAAAAGAAAAATGCAAGAACAGTCTCGAAGAAGAAACCGTTCCAAGAAAAAATAG
- a CDS encoding HdeD family acid-resistance protein — protein sequence MMLDTSPETQATIRKNTSWIITLSIVLIVLGIIAILMPIVATIVSVSVFGWIFLIAGIVRLVKSFQSKPIRGFWLGLVIGIVYIIAGLILLSNLLAGAVTLTLVLASIFILEGIVEIIASIKARTGSHLSWLVLVDGMITLILGIFVSYGWPNNSFWLIGLYVGISLIFSGASLLSIATATRKALAFN from the coding sequence ATGATGCTCGATACCTCGCCAGAAACTCAAGCAACTATTCGCAAAAACACGAGCTGGATTATTACTCTAAGTATTGTGCTGATTGTTTTGGGAATAATTGCCATACTTATGCCCATCGTCGCCACAATTGTTTCTGTTTCAGTCTTCGGGTGGATCTTTCTGATTGCAGGTATTGTCCGGCTGGTAAAATCGTTTCAATCCAAACCGATTCGGGGATTCTGGCTGGGTCTTGTGATAGGGATTGTTTACATCATTGCAGGTTTGATTCTTCTAAGTAATCTTTTAGCAGGAGCGGTTACTCTGACACTAGTTTTAGCCAGTATTTTTATATTAGAAGGAATTGTGGAAATTATTGCCAGCATTAAAGCTCGGACTGGTAGTCATTTGTCCTGGCTGGTATTAGTAGATGGTATGATTACCCTGATTTTAGGAATTTTTGTTTCGTATGGTTGGCCGAATAACTCGTTTTGGCTAATTGGGTTGTATGTTGGGATTAGTTTGATCTTCAGTGGTGCATCGCTGTTATCAATTGCCACTGCTACTCGTAAAGCATTGGCTTTTAACTAA
- the gloA2 gene encoding SMU1112c/YaeR family gloxylase I-like metalloprotein — MKFSGIHHVAIICSNYHCSKKFYVDILGLEVIQETFRHERESYKLDLRINDNTQIELFSFPHPPQRVSEPEACGLRHLAFCVENIEEAVAYLKLSNVEIENIRIDEITGKKFTFFKDPDNLPLEIYEA, encoded by the coding sequence ATGAAATTCAGTGGCATTCACCATGTTGCAATTATTTGTTCTAACTATCACTGTTCAAAAAAATTTTATGTCGATATTCTAGGATTAGAAGTTATTCAAGAAACGTTTAGACACGAAAGAGAATCTTATAAATTAGATTTGCGTATTAATGATAATACTCAGATTGAGTTATTTTCTTTTCCTCATCCTCCTCAACGGGTAAGTGAACCAGAAGCTTGTGGTTTAAGGCATTTAGCCTTTTGTGTTGAAAATATAGAAGAGGCTGTTGCTTATTTAAAACTGTCTAATGTGGAGATAGAGAATATCAGGATTGATGAGATCACGGGTAAAAAATTTACGTTTTTTAAAGACCCTGATAACTTACCTTTAGAAATTTATGAGGCCTAA
- a CDS encoding DUF4360 domain-containing protein, with protein MNYQNSQNKGLKFSSAFLISTTLMITSIELTFAKDKVKVKDTEYVGNGCPEGSSSVSISPDGQELSILFDQFIALGNKETESRKTCNFSIPIQVPQGFQISIYDVDYRGYVAPETIGKLRVEYFFAGQRGSIFSRTFRGETDYNVRDKLVTMSGVWSACGNSVNMRVNTAMSANGQGIATVDSFDLAQRGLVYYIKYRQCKK; from the coding sequence ATGAATTATCAAAATTCCCAGAATAAAGGTCTTAAATTTAGTTCAGCTTTTTTGATTTCTACTACATTAATGATTACCTCTATTGAACTAACTTTTGCTAAGGACAAAGTTAAAGTTAAAGATACAGAGTATGTGGGGAATGGCTGCCCTGAAGGTTCTAGTAGTGTCAGCATTAGCCCCGATGGTCAAGAACTAAGTATTTTATTTGATCAGTTTATTGCTCTAGGAAATAAAGAAACAGAAAGCCGCAAGACTTGTAATTTCAGTATTCCTATTCAAGTACCTCAAGGTTTTCAAATTTCTATATATGATGTTGACTATCGAGGATATGTTGCACCTGAAACAATAGGAAAATTAAGAGTAGAATACTTTTTTGCTGGTCAGCGTGGTTCTATTTTTTCTAGAACATTTAGAGGCGAAACTGATTACAACGTTCGAGACAAATTAGTGACTATGAGCGGTGTGTGGTCAGCGTGTGGCAATAGTGTAAATATGCGTGTGAATACTGCAATGAGCGCCAATGGTCAGGGAATAGCAACAGTTGACTCATTTGATCTAGCTCAACGTGGTTTGGTTTATTATATTAAATACCGTCAATGTAAAAAATAG
- the bla gene encoding class A beta-lactamase: MIQATIRSVWFYVFCLSLLIIGCSSNNFSNKADNQDSQTNAPKEVVVSKANNENELRDRLEQISQAAQGRVGITATVLETGETVTVNGDQQFPMQSVYKFPIAMAVLAQVDKGKLKLDQKIQIEASDIVQDSRILDENSQGREYSLAELLQYMVSESDSTACDALLRLIGEPQRATKYLRDLGVDDIVIANTENEIQFAQDPSLQYRNYATPDAAVNLLRAFHQGRGLSESSQTLLRQWMTKTSTGSNRIKALLPEGTVVAHKTGTSATIDGVTAATNDVGLVTLPDGRHLAIAVFVSDSTANNAIREEVIAKVTRAVWDEWRQ, from the coding sequence ATGATTCAAGCAACAATTAGAAGTGTGTGGTTTTATGTATTTTGTTTGTCTTTACTGATTATTGGTTGTAGCAGTAACAACTTCAGCAACAAAGCAGACAACCAAGACAGCCAAACAAATGCACCTAAAGAGGTTGTAGTATCTAAGGCTAACAACGAAAATGAATTACGTGATCGCCTTGAACAAATCTCTCAGGCTGCTCAAGGGCGGGTTGGAATTACAGCCACAGTATTAGAAACCGGGGAAACAGTTACTGTCAATGGAGATCAGCAATTTCCAATGCAGAGTGTTTATAAATTTCCCATTGCGATGGCTGTTTTGGCTCAAGTAGACAAAGGAAAGCTAAAGTTAGACCAGAAGATTCAGATTGAGGCAAGCGATATCGTCCAGGACAGTCGCATTTTAGATGAGAACTCGCAAGGAAGGGAATACAGTCTAGCTGAATTATTGCAGTATATGGTTTCTGAAAGTGATAGTACGGCTTGTGATGCGCTGTTACGACTTATCGGTGAACCACAGCGTGCCACAAAATATTTGCGCGATTTGGGCGTGGATGACATCGTTATAGCAAACACAGAGAATGAGATCCAGTTTGCGCAAGATCCATCATTGCAGTATCGTAACTATGCAACTCCGGATGCAGCTGTTAATTTATTACGGGCTTTCCATCAAGGGCGAGGGCTTTCAGAATCTAGTCAAACCCTACTGCGGCAATGGATGACAAAGACCTCTACAGGTTCAAACCGGATTAAAGCGCTGTTGCCGGAGGGGACAGTTGTCGCACACAAAACAGGAACTTCGGCTACTATCGATGGCGTGACGGCAGCAACCAATGATGTGGGATTAGTGACACTACCGGATGGGCGACATTTAGCGATCGCAGTGTTTGTTTCAGATTCGACGGCTAACAATGCAATACGTGAAGAAGTGATAGCAAAGGTTACACGAGCCGTATGGGATGAATGGAGACAATAG
- a CDS encoding VOC family protein — translation MTISLNHTIVPAHDKEASAQFFAQIFGLKVESVGHFVAVRVNDTLTLDFDDRKTFESHHYAFHVSDEEFNTIFARIKQAGLEYSSDPMHHNQGEINHRKGGRGFYFYDPNGHNLELLTRD, via the coding sequence ATGACAATATCTTTGAATCACACTATAGTTCCTGCACATGATAAAGAAGCATCTGCACAGTTTTTTGCACAAATTTTTGGCTTAAAAGTCGAATCTGTCGGTCATTTCGTGGCTGTGCGCGTTAATGACACACTCACACTGGATTTTGATGACAGAAAAACATTTGAGTCTCATCATTACGCTTTTCATGTCAGCGATGAAGAATTTAACACTATCTTTGCCAGAATCAAACAAGCTGGTCTGGAATATAGTAGCGACCCTATGCACCATAATCAAGGAGAAATTAACCATAGAAAAGGAGGGCGTGGGTTCTATTTTTATGACCCAAATGGCCATAACTTGGAACTATTGACCCGTGATTAA
- a CDS encoding CoA-binding protein, whose protein sequence is MPLLIRNDNTMRDVLTYAKVIAVVGHSDKPERTSYQIAQFLLSVGYTVYPVNPTVKEIDGQLSYSSLQEIPETIDIVNIFRRSEYLSEVVEQAISINAKTIWGQLGVSNQQAAQKALLSGLNVMMNACIKVEYLRLGIG, encoded by the coding sequence ATGCCTCTTTTAATAAGAAATGACAACACTATGCGTGACGTGTTGACCTATGCCAAAGTCATAGCGGTTGTTGGTCATTCTGACAAACCAGAGCGCACCAGTTATCAAATAGCCCAATTTCTATTGAGTGTGGGCTATACCGTCTATCCTGTAAACCCAACTGTAAAGGAAATTGATGGTCAACTTTCCTATTCTTCACTTCAAGAAATTCCAGAGACGATAGATATTGTCAATATTTTTCGGCGTTCTGAGTACTTGAGTGAAGTTGTGGAGCAAGCAATTAGCATTAACGCTAAAACTATCTGGGGGCAACTGGGCGTTTCTAATCAACAAGCAGCACAAAAAGCCCTCTTATCAGGGCTAAATGTGATGATGAATGCTTGCATTAAAGTTGAGTATCTGCGATTAGGGATTGGTTAA
- a CDS encoding FAD-binding protein, with the protein MNQNTSRRQVLQGLVATAVVIGFDVVGRSWVTSANASSIFESIPPLDGKLYTDSETLASASVDFGNIIHRQPIAVLHPESIEDIVQIIRFARTHQIKVAARGQGHSTYGQSQVEAGIVINMSTLNKIHFVGTDRAVVDAGVLWSQLLQQTLVQGLTPPVLTDYIELSIGGTLSVGGIGGATHRYGVQVDNVLELKVVTGTGQLKTCSPLENSHLWESVLAGLGQCGIIVQATVKLIHAATNVRVFELYYDDLATFTRDQRLLINEQRFNYVEGQLIAKDTGGWRYLLEAASFYSPPNIPNNSVLLEGLNYTPGTEKIEDKSYFDFLNRLAPTVAFLKSIGVWSYPHPWLDLFVPSSAVNSFVGEVAANLTLADTGQGPILLYPVKTKRFHLPLFRVPTEEMVFLFSILRTAAPPEDVVVTRMLSDNRKLFEQNRDLGGYKYSVDAIPFSKKDWQQHFGRVWGNLVSAKRRYDPDNLLTPGQGIFVKQVNDMNEV; encoded by the coding sequence ATGAATCAAAATACTTCACGCCGCCAAGTCTTGCAGGGTTTAGTTGCCACTGCTGTTGTGATTGGGTTTGATGTTGTTGGGCGTAGTTGGGTAACATCTGCCAATGCCTCATCCATTTTTGAAAGCATCCCGCCACTAGACGGTAAGCTTTATACTGATAGTGAAACTCTGGCTAGTGCTAGTGTTGACTTCGGTAACATAATACATCGTCAGCCAATAGCAGTACTTCACCCAGAGTCAATTGAAGATATTGTCCAAATTATTCGATTTGCACGCACTCATCAAATTAAAGTAGCAGCACGAGGTCAAGGTCATTCTACTTACGGACAATCACAAGTAGAAGCTGGCATTGTGATTAACATGAGTACGCTCAACAAGATTCATTTTGTGGGTACAGACCGTGCTGTTGTAGATGCAGGGGTGTTGTGGAGTCAGTTATTGCAACAGACTCTCGTGCAAGGATTAACGCCACCTGTTCTCACAGATTATATAGAACTTTCGATTGGTGGAACTTTATCGGTAGGGGGTATCGGCGGTGCAACTCATCGTTATGGTGTACAAGTTGATAATGTTTTAGAACTCAAAGTGGTGACTGGTACTGGTCAGTTGAAAACATGTTCACCTCTAGAAAACAGCCATCTATGGGAATCTGTACTGGCAGGGCTAGGTCAATGCGGAATTATTGTTCAAGCCACTGTGAAACTAATTCATGCTGCTACTAATGTGCGTGTATTTGAACTATATTATGACGATTTAGCCACATTTACTCGTGACCAACGCTTACTAATCAATGAGCAGCGTTTTAACTATGTAGAAGGGCAGTTAATTGCAAAAGATACTGGGGGATGGCGTTATCTTTTAGAAGCCGCGAGCTTTTACAGCCCACCAAACATTCCCAATAACAGCGTTTTACTTGAAGGCTTAAACTATACTCCAGGTACAGAAAAAATCGAAGATAAAAGTTACTTTGATTTTTTAAATCGTTTAGCACCAACTGTGGCTTTTCTCAAATCTATTGGTGTTTGGTCTTATCCTCATCCCTGGTTAGATTTGTTTGTACCTAGTAGCGCAGTTAACAGTTTTGTGGGTGAAGTCGCTGCCAACTTAACGTTAGCTGACACAGGTCAAGGCCCAATTCTGCTGTATCCAGTCAAAACCAAGCGTTTTCATCTACCATTGTTCCGAGTTCCCACAGAAGAGATGGTGTTTCTCTTTTCTATTTTGCGAACAGCAGCACCACCAGAAGATGTTGTAGTTACACGGATGCTGTCTGATAATCGCAAACTATTTGAGCAAAACCGTGACTTGGGTGGTTACAAATATTCCGTAGATGCTATTCCCTTTTCCAAAAAGGATTGGCAGCAGCATTTTGGTCGAGTTTGGGGAAATTTGGTAAGTGCAAAGCGACGTTACGATCCAGATAATTTACTAACCCCAGGTCAAGGCATTTTCGTGAAACAGGTCAATGATATGAATGAGGTTTGA
- a CDS encoding fasciclin domain-containing protein encodes MADIVDTAVGAGSFNTLVAAVQAAGLVDTLKGPGPFTVFAPTDEAFSKLPAGTVDALLKDIPKLTKILTYHVVSGKVLAADVVNLDSAPTVEGSNVRIDASNGGVKINDATVTTPDVEADNGVIHVIDTVLIPA; translated from the coding sequence ATGGCTGACATCGTTGATACTGCTGTGGGCGCTGGTTCCTTTAATACCTTAGTAGCAGCAGTTCAAGCTGCTGGGTTAGTAGATACCCTCAAAGGGCCAGGGCCATTTACAGTCTTTGCACCAACTGACGAGGCATTTTCTAAGCTACCCGCAGGGACGGTAGACGCACTACTCAAAGACATCCCTAAATTAACGAAAATTCTTACTTATCATGTTGTTTCAGGGAAAGTGTTGGCAGCAGATGTGGTCAATTTAGACTCGGCTCCAACTGTTGAAGGAAGCAATGTAAGGATTGACGCATCGAATGGTGGTGTGAAAATAAATGATGCTACAGTTACCACACCAGATGTGGAAGCTGATAACGGTGTGATTCATGTGATTGACACAGTATTAATTCCAGCATAA
- a CDS encoding GNAT family N-acetyltransferase → MKRSELDVVIDWAAIEGWNPGIYDAECFYQADQYGFFVGELNNELVASISAVAYSQNFAVIGFYIVKEQFRGRGFGIKMWKTAMAYLGSERNISLDGVIAQQENYKKSGFQIAYRHIRYQAVGGGIAPDGIVELRTIPFDQLVAYEQKLFPAEREQFLRLWVKQPNSAAYAVVRDGQIVGYGVIRQSHTGLRIGPLNADNEQIAEQLLLALLAFNGDALVFLDVPDANSQAIRLAQRYGMKPVSEVARMYNKGMPNLLINRVFAVTSLEVG, encoded by the coding sequence ATGAAGAGGTCAGAATTAGATGTGGTAATTGATTGGGCAGCGATTGAAGGCTGGAATCCAGGAATTTATGACGCTGAATGTTTTTACCAAGCGGATCAATACGGTTTTTTCGTGGGGGAATTAAATAATGAACTTGTAGCAAGTATTTCTGCTGTTGCGTACTCTCAAAACTTTGCCGTTATTGGCTTTTATATTGTCAAGGAGCAGTTTCGGGGGCGAGGTTTTGGCATAAAGATGTGGAAGACAGCAATGGCATACCTTGGTAGTGAGCGTAACATTAGCTTAGATGGAGTAATTGCTCAACAGGAGAACTACAAGAAATCGGGTTTTCAAATCGCTTATCGTCATATTCGTTATCAGGCTGTAGGTGGCGGCATTGCACCGGATGGCATTGTAGAACTTAGAACTATACCTTTTGATCAGTTAGTGGCTTATGAGCAAAAGCTGTTTCCGGCAGAGCGCGAGCAGTTTCTACGACTTTGGGTAAAGCAACCAAACAGTGCTGCATATGCAGTTGTTAGAGATGGGCAAATTGTTGGTTATGGAGTCATCCGCCAAAGCCACACAGGTTTGCGGATTGGGCCGTTAAATGCTGACAATGAACAAATTGCCGAGCAACTCTTACTCGCCTTGCTTGCTTTTAATGGTGATGCTTTGGTGTTTCTTGATGTGCCAGATGCTAATTCACAAGCAATAAGGTTGGCTCAACGTTACGGGATGAAGCCAGTTTCCGAAGTTGCTCGGATGTACAATAAGGGAATGCCTAACTTGCTTATAAATCGTGTATTTGCTGTGACAAGCCTAGAAGTAGGTTAG
- a CDS encoding endonuclease NucS domain-containing protein, which yields MLEFIPLKRQYVVKNEVCDILALDEQKQLVILELKMLRIDKCGWPQSSN from the coding sequence TTGCTAGAATTTATCCCTCTCAAGCGACAGTATGTAGTTAAAAACGAAGTCTGCGATATACTAGCCCTGGATGAGCAAAAGCAGTTAGTCATCTTAGAATTAAAAATGCTGAGGATAGACAAATGCGGCTGGCCTCAATCCAGTAACTAA
- a CDS encoding type II toxin-antitoxin system VapB family antitoxin, with amino-acid sequence MTVNLQIDEVLIQEALALSTQQNERDVVEQALREYVQRRQQMKILDLFGTIDYDDDYNYKQQRHQE; translated from the coding sequence ATGACAGTTAATCTTCAAATCGATGAAGTTTTAATTCAAGAAGCTCTAGCTCTGAGTACCCAACAAAATGAACGTGATGTGGTTGAACAAGCTCTCCGTGAATATGTACAACGCCGTCAGCAAATGAAAATACTAGATTTGTTTGGCACAATTGACTATGACGATGATTACAATTACAAACAGCAGCGACATCAGGAATGA
- a CDS encoding PIN domain-containing protein, whose protein sequence is MKVIVDTSVWSLALRRNTPQQPSPVVQRLRELIADDQVVLLGAVRQEVLSGIRSSEQFTRLKNSLRAFPDLQLTTEDYELAAEFYNSSKIHSQT, encoded by the coding sequence ATGAAAGTTATCGTAGATACCTCTGTGTGGTCGTTAGCATTACGGCGTAATACTCCACAACAGCCTTCACCTGTGGTTCAACGGTTACGCGAGTTAATTGCAGATGATCAAGTCGTCTTACTAGGTGCTGTTAGACAAGAAGTTCTTTCCGGCATACGTTCTAGCGAACAATTCACTCGCTTGAAAAACTCGCTTCGTGCTTTTCCTGATTTGCAGTTAACTACCGAAGACTATGAATTAGCTGCTGAATTTTATAATAGTTCCAAAATCCATAGTCAAACATAG